A single candidate division SR1 bacterium Aalborg_AAW-1 DNA region contains:
- the polA gene encoding DNA polymerase I codes for MSKFTIIDGSGLLFRSYYGLPALSDDYGENTQMIFGMAKMTLKLMSEKPDYFAIARDVGGKTARHDMDENYKANREQAPDELIRQFHLSHQMISDLRIPAFGFPGYEADDVINTWVQKAKAKDGTHATIVSSDKDLKQLICQNIDSFDPMKNKKTNYLQFKMEFGFEPELLADYLALIGDTSDNIPGVAGIGPKSATDLIREYGTVENIYNNIEHIKKSVQTKLLAGQELAFSSKVLVNLMLVPEMNHLTIEESCTLNPDFDLIRHILLDTHGFHSLSKTIDDLEKKYSKVAMQGLFG; via the coding sequence ATGAGCAAATTTACCATCATCGATGGATCAGGACTATTATTTAGATCATATTATGGACTTCCAGCGCTCAGTGATGACTATGGAGAAAATACACAGATGATTTTCGGTATGGCAAAGATGACACTCAAACTTATGAGTGAAAAGCCTGATTATTTTGCTATTGCACGAGATGTAGGAGGTAAAACTGCACGTCATGATATGGATGAAAACTACAAAGCCAATAGAGAGCAAGCTCCTGATGAACTCATCAGACAGTTCCATCTTTCCCATCAGATGATCTCTGATTTGCGTATTCCTGCTTTTGGATTTCCATGATATGAAGCTGATGATGTCATCAATACATGGGTACAAAAAGCAAAAGCTAAAGATGGAACGCACGCCACTATCGTTTCATCCGATAAGGATCTCAAGCAACTCATCTGTCAGAATATTGATTCTTTCGATCCTATGAAAAACAAAAAGACCAATTATCTCCAATTCAAAATGGAATTTGGTTTTGAGCCAGAACTTCTTGCTGATTATCTTGCCCTTATTGGAGATACTTCTGATAATATTCCTGGTGTAGCTGGTATCGGTCCCAAGTCTGCTACTGATCTTATTAGAGAATATGGTACCGTTGAGAATATCTACAACAACATCGAACATATCAAAAAATCGGTACAAACAAAACTTCTTGCCTGACAAGAACTCGCATTCAGCTCCAAAGTGCTCGTCAATCTTATGCTCGTACCAGAGATGAATCATCTCACCATAGAGGAGTCATGTACCTTAAATCCAGATTTTGATCTGATTCGTCATATACTACTCGATACGCATGGTTTCCACTCTCTCAGCAAAACCATCGATGATCTCGAAAAGAAATACAGTAAGGTAGCGATGCAAGGATTGTTTGGATAA
- the proX gene encoding Prolyl-tRNA editing protein ProX yields MNNFDPTLLCFFQNNHLQYEYHEHQPIFTVEQGEELKQSLPGLQTKNLFLTDKRGQYRLICVESSKRLQINQFRKLVGAKDMTFGSPEEMKELLHLTPGSVSIFGLIHKPENLTLYLDKDLREADLVGRHPNRNDATIIVSHETLVQYLDIVGVEVKVIDVENMEIITL; encoded by the coding sequence ATGAATAATTTTGACCCCACTCTCCTCTGCTTTTTTCAGAATAATCATCTCCAATATGAATATCATGAGCATCAACCTATTTTCACAGTTGAACAGGGAGAAGAACTTAAACAATCACTACCTGGATTACAAACCAAAAATCTCTTCCTGACAGACAAAAGAGGTCAGTATCGACTTATTTGTGTGGAGTCTTCAAAAAGATTACAGATCAATCAGTTTCGTAAACTGGTAGGAGCGAAAGATATGACCTTTTGATCTCCAGAAGAAATGAAAGAGTTATTACATCTAACTCCATGAAGTGTGAGTATTTTTGGGCTTATTCATAAACCAGAGAATCTTACTCTCTATCTGGATAAAGATCTCCGAGAAGCTGATCTTGTCGGACGACACCCCAATCGTAATGATGCTACGATTATTGTATCTCATGAGACGTTGGTACAATATTTGGATATTGTGGGAGTTGAGGTGAAGGTAATTGATGTGGAGAATATGGAGATTATAACTCTCTAA